CGTCTCGGGGGTCCACCTCGGCCATGCTTCTGCTACACCACGTCTGCCGTCCCCTTGTCCAGCACCACTTCTCCGGTCACCTCCCCTCTGCCTCCTCATCAACCGAGCCTGGGCGGTGAACGGTTACAACCATTGAAGTACCTCGTCCCCGAAGGGGGACAGTTAGAAGGGATGAAGCGGCTCCGCGTGGCGGGCCATCCAGAGGGGGGCCTGCTACGCTGGCTCACCAACTCAGGCAGCACGCCGAACCTGGTTGTGCTTGATGTTCCAGCGCAGCCGGTCAGAGGGGGGCTGGTACAGCTGGCCCGACCTACCCTCGATTAGTCCCTCCGGCGGGAACCCGCGCCCTCTTCAATGAGAGGCGAGGGTTCCACATCCGCCATCACGGCGGCCAGACTCTCGGGCTTCAACGGTGCGTCCCGCCGCCAGGATTCCAGCAACGCGGCGCGCGCCACCCGCTGGAAGAGATCTGAATACGAATAGGGAACGGGCCGCTCGCTCTGCTTCACCAGCCGGTTGATGTCGGCCACCGTGTGTGGGCACCCCGTGAGGAGTTGCTCGAATATAGCCCGGCGCTCGGTGGCTCCCGGGCGGGAGAACTCGAGTACGAGCGCGGCGCGGCGTCGGACCGCAGGATCCAGCGCACCGATCCGGTTGGTGATCATCACGACCCCGAGCCGATGGTCCTCCCGCTGCAGCAGGTCGAGCTGCTTGATGAGCACGTTGAGGCCCGCCCGATCCTCGTGGTGCGCCTGGAGCTCCGCGCGACTGAGCGCGAGATCGTCAGCCTCGTCAATGACGAGAAGCCCGTAGTCCTTGCGAACCTTCGCCTTCGCCTGGGCGAAGGCGTCGGTGATACGAGCCGAGAGCTCGCCCACCATGCCGGTCCCACGGATGTCGGAG
This region of Archangium lipolyticum genomic DNA includes:
- a CDS encoding ATP-binding protein, with the translated sequence MAPLNLLESVHPSKQAQERFDGLLGIDMQKQQLRDELLLLLAPERLEQWLKRHHPDGLPLAELARRSTPLVILSGEVGCGKTALATSVGTPVAKELESKVVVLETPSDIRGTGMVGELSARITDAFAQAKAKVRKDYGLLVIDEADDLALSRAELQAHHEDRAGLNVLIKQLDLLQREDHRLGVVMITNRIGALDPAVRRRAALVLEFSRPGATERRAIFEQLLTGCPHTVADINRLVKQSERPVPYSYSDLFQRVARAALLESWRRDAPLKPESLAAVMADVEPSPLIEEGAGSRRRD